A portion of the Zootoca vivipara chromosome 6, rZooViv1.1, whole genome shotgun sequence genome contains these proteins:
- the CRLF1 gene encoding cytokine receptor-like factor 1 isoform X1 produces the protein MFCIMSKVFVLCLWILLRVDSLMYPAVILPQDPTLRIGSSLTANCSVAADSSLRAEDLYWTLNGRRLPAQTYKVLGANTLGVTISNLNGSQQQSGDNLVCHSKEGGGILAGSCLYVGLPPEKPTNISCWSKNLKDLTCRWTPGAEGETYLHTNYTLKYKLRWYGRDNVCREYHTAGPYTCHIPKDLALFTPYEIWVVATNRLGESTSDVVMLDIVDVVTTDPPSDVHVNRVGDLEDQLSVRWSAPPALKDFLFQAKYQIQYRVEDSTEWKVVDNVGNQTSCRLAGLRPGTVYFVQVRCNPFGIYGSKKAGIWSEWSNPTAASTPRNGRAPGVCEPKSGEHNNTVRRELKQFFGWMRKHGSCASLSIKMYDQWRVSLQKSHKTRNQVLSGDKS, from the exons ACCCGGCCGTCATCCTCCCCCAAGACCCGACTCTCCGTATCGGCTCCTCGCTCACGGCCAACTGTTCGGTTGCTGCCGACTCGAGCCTGCGAGCCGAGGACCTTTACTGGACTCTGAACGGCCGGCGGCTTCCAGCGCAGACGTACAAGGTCCTCGGCGCCAACACCCTGGGCGTCACGATCTCTAACCTGAACGGATCACAGCAGCAGTCGGGGGATAACCTGGTGTGCCACAGCAAGGAAGGCGGCGGCATTTTGGCCGGATCGTGTCTCTATGTAGGCT TGCCGCCGGAGAAGCCAACCAACATCTCCTGCTGGTCCAAAAATCTAAAGGACCTCACCTGCAGGTGGACCcctggggcagagggagagactTACCTGCACACCAATTACACCCTGAAGTACAAATTGAG GTGGTACGGGCGAGACAACGTCTGCCGGGAATATCACACAGCCGGGCCCTACACCTGCCACATCCCAAAGGACCTGGCCCTCTTCACGCCCTACGAGATTTGGGTTGTAGCCACCAACCGGCTGGGGGAATCCACTTCTGACGTTGTCATGCTTGACATCGTGGACGTAG tcaCGACCGACCCGCCCTCGGACGTCCACGTCAACCGCGTCGGCGATCTGGAGGACCAGCTGAGTGTCCGCTGGAGTGCCCCGCCGGCCCTGAAGGACTTCCTCTTCCAAGCCAAGTACCAGATTCAGTACCGCGTAGAGGACAGTACCGAGTGGAAG gtagTCGACAACGTGGGCAACCAGACCTCATGCCGGCTCGCGGGGCTGAGGCCTGGCACGGTCTACTTTGTCCAGGTGCGCTGCAACCCCTTTGGCATCTATGGCTCCAAGAAGGCCGGCATCTGGAGCGAGTGGAGCAACCCCACGGCCGCCTCGACCCCTCGGAACG GGCGGGCGCCGGGGGTCTGCGAACCCAAAAGCGGGGAGCACAACAACACAGTGCGCCGGGAGCTGAAGCAGTTCTTCGGCTGGATGCGCAAACACGGAAGCTGCGCCAGCCTGAGCATCAAAATGTACGACCAGTGGAGGGTCTCACTCCAGAAGTCGCACAAAACACGGAACCAG GTCCTCTCCGGCGATAAGTCCTAG
- the CRLF1 gene encoding cytokine receptor-like factor 1 isoform X2, which produces MFCIMSKVFVLCLWILLRVDSLMYPAVILPQDPTLRIGSSLTANCSVAADSSLRAEDLYWTLNGRRLPAQTYKVLGANTLGVTISNLNGSQQQSGDNLVCHSKEGGGILAGSCLYVGLPPEKPTNISCWSKNLKDLTCRWTPGAEGETYLHTNYTLKYKLRWYGRDNVCREYHTAGPYTCHIPKDLALFTPYEIWVVATNRLGESTSDVVMLDIVDVVTTDPPSDVHVNRVGDLEDQLSVRWSAPPALKDFLFQAKYQIQYRVEDSTEWKVVDNVGNQTSCRLAGLRPGTVYFVQVRCNPFGIYGSKKAGIWSEWSNPTAASTPRNGRAPGVCEPKSGEHNNTVRRELKQFFGWMRKHGSCASLSIKMYDQWRVSLQKSHKTRNQVGPLRR; this is translated from the exons ACCCGGCCGTCATCCTCCCCCAAGACCCGACTCTCCGTATCGGCTCCTCGCTCACGGCCAACTGTTCGGTTGCTGCCGACTCGAGCCTGCGAGCCGAGGACCTTTACTGGACTCTGAACGGCCGGCGGCTTCCAGCGCAGACGTACAAGGTCCTCGGCGCCAACACCCTGGGCGTCACGATCTCTAACCTGAACGGATCACAGCAGCAGTCGGGGGATAACCTGGTGTGCCACAGCAAGGAAGGCGGCGGCATTTTGGCCGGATCGTGTCTCTATGTAGGCT TGCCGCCGGAGAAGCCAACCAACATCTCCTGCTGGTCCAAAAATCTAAAGGACCTCACCTGCAGGTGGACCcctggggcagagggagagactTACCTGCACACCAATTACACCCTGAAGTACAAATTGAG GTGGTACGGGCGAGACAACGTCTGCCGGGAATATCACACAGCCGGGCCCTACACCTGCCACATCCCAAAGGACCTGGCCCTCTTCACGCCCTACGAGATTTGGGTTGTAGCCACCAACCGGCTGGGGGAATCCACTTCTGACGTTGTCATGCTTGACATCGTGGACGTAG tcaCGACCGACCCGCCCTCGGACGTCCACGTCAACCGCGTCGGCGATCTGGAGGACCAGCTGAGTGTCCGCTGGAGTGCCCCGCCGGCCCTGAAGGACTTCCTCTTCCAAGCCAAGTACCAGATTCAGTACCGCGTAGAGGACAGTACCGAGTGGAAG gtagTCGACAACGTGGGCAACCAGACCTCATGCCGGCTCGCGGGGCTGAGGCCTGGCACGGTCTACTTTGTCCAGGTGCGCTGCAACCCCTTTGGCATCTATGGCTCCAAGAAGGCCGGCATCTGGAGCGAGTGGAGCAACCCCACGGCCGCCTCGACCCCTCGGAACG GGCGGGCGCCGGGGGTCTGCGAACCCAAAAGCGGGGAGCACAACAACACAGTGCGCCGGGAGCTGAAGCAGTTCTTCGGCTGGATGCGCAAACACGGAAGCTGCGCCAGCCTGAGCATCAAAATGTACGACCAGTGGAGGGTCTCACTCCAGAAGTCGCACAAAACACGGAACCAGGTAG GTCCTCTCCGGCGATAA
- the REX1BD gene encoding required for excision 1-B domain-containing protein — protein MSVESCRGRTCIAAMLEADVQTLVHRFYALQSERVEAYHLFEEGHRAYLRSGPDYDFARYRQLVHEITQAFSGISREILQIKEQLEGPRGRPDLAQHLGRLQEKEKEKLELTAQLQLAKQNAQDHPSVEAHPQEVRELKQKLIQTIEAISEILQDFKYDSEEST, from the exons ATGTCGGTGGAGTCTTGCCGGGGAAGAACCTGCATTGCTGCAATG TTGGAAGCGGACGTCCAGACCCTCGTCCACCGCTTCTATGCCCTTCAGAGTGAACGGGTCGAAGCCTACCATCTCTTTGAAGA GGGCCACCGGGCGTATCTCCGAAGCGGCCCCGACTACGACTTCGCCCGCTACCGCCAGCTAGTGCACGAGATCACCCAGGCCTTCAGCGGGATCTCGCGGGAGATCCTGCAGATCAAAGAGCAGCTGGAGGGACCCCGCGGGCGGCCAGACCTCGCCCAGCACCTGGGGCGCctccaggagaaggagaaggagaagctcgAGCTG acAGCTCAGCTGCAGCTCGCCAAACAAAACGCTCAAGACCACCCCAGCGTCGAAGCCCACCCACAAGAGGTTCGGGAGCTGAAGCAGAA GCTAATTCAAACCATCGAGGCAATCAGCGaaattctccaggatttcaagtaCGATTCCGAAGAAAGCACTTGA